One window of the Rosa chinensis cultivar Old Blush unplaced genomic scaffold, RchiOBHm-V2 RchiOBHmChr0c30, whole genome shotgun sequence genome contains the following:
- the LOC112181351 gene encoding uncharacterized protein LOC112181351, giving the protein MADLEMSRARYPWRVLAFDANGVIQVLEHSGGAFEEHVVQTWDKSDSRSLGVVAASLNDRSLAVGRRNGTVEVRDRLSGEIGPTIPPLTNESDPFVGLHLFTKQQPGSFGSLLSCTVQGNARIISFEVDNSSRTLLQWKVRENILCCKVDGSERVCLFGGKNEMNIWDLEYNVKSWPTKEHPIQNGKLWWTSATFLTRDNPHTFVVGTNNNQVHIYDARKKVDELSPCKIYDIESSCIKRLPNRDTAIQAIAEGEDGYTVYAGNDCGNLVSLDTRTGRVLGCFRGIDTLSIKSLAKHHELPVIASCGDDSCLSIWDTKRQKLQCRILVRPTIRVTNVIVDPNFFEKDGGKKGKSHKRFRSDAS; this is encoded by the exons ATG GCGGATTTGGAGATGAGTAGAGCCCGCTATCCATGGCGAGTGTTGGCATTTGATGCGAACGGCGTCATACAAG TTTTGGAGCATTCTGGTGGAGCCTTCGAAGAGCACGTGGTTCAGACTTGGGACAAATCGGATTCCCGAAGCCTAGGTGTGGTTGCCGCCTCTCTGAATGACCGG TCACTAGCTGTGGGTAGAAGAAATGGCACG GTTGAGGTTCGTGATCGTCTCAGTGGGGAGATCGGTCCAACCATCCCTCCTCTCACTAATGAGAGTGATCCTTTTGTGGGGCTGCATCTATTTACAAAGCAGCAGCCAGGATCATTTGG GTCATTGCTTAGTTGTACAGTTCAAGGAAATGCAAGGATAATATCTTTTGAAGTGGACAACTCTTCTAGGACTTTGCTACAATGGAAAGTGAGAGAGAATATCTTGTGTTGCAAGGTTGACGGGAGTGAACGTGTTTGTCTGTTCGGAGG GAAGAATGAAATGAATATATGGGATCTTGAATATAATGTCAAGTCTTGGCCAACAAAAGAG CATCCAATTCAGAATGGAAAACTTTGGTGGACATCTGCCACCTTTCTCACAAGAGATAATCCTCATACATTTGTGGTGGGCACCAACAACAATCAG GTTCATATCTACGATGCTCGCAAGAAGGTTGATGAGTTAAGTCCGTGCAAGATATATGACATAGAAAGCAGCTGTATAAAAAGGCTACCTAACCGTGACACTGCAATACAAGCTATTGCAGAAGGTGAAGATGGCTATACAGTTTATGCAGGCAATGATTGTGGTAATCTTGTTTCTTTGGATACACGCACAG GGAGAGTTTTGGGTTGCTTTCGGGGAATAGACACACTTTCTATAAAATCCTTGGCTAAGCACCACGAGCTTCCTGTGATTGCGTCTTGTG GAGATGACAGCTGTCTCAGCATTTGGGATACAAAGAGGCAAAAACTGCAATGTCGGATCCTT gtgCGTCCGACTATTCGTGTCACAAATGTTATTGTTGATCCCAACTTTTTTGAAAAGGATGGAGGCAAAAAGGGGAAAAGTCACAAAAGGTTCAGAAGTGATGCATCTTGA
- the LOC112181352 gene encoding uncharacterized protein LOC112181352: MIVHLMPISELDVNPAQLKMLRTKLKHLLYGRRFVKYDVSSQKLLEKHGIRWKGEVPNAPDNGHRGRGCGRSATGEALTDRPPLPKGHGYLSLGTWADAHGNASKILSSCSALMYCRVCGQEGDHWRRNCPNRHRPEPEPTPAVPINKKKSKSVVQTQRKKESNSAAGTNNSSYESMRPKNDESCRSL, translated from the exons ATGATAGTCCATCTGATGCCAATATCCGAGCTCGATGTGAACCCGGCCCAGCTGAAAATGCTACGTACTAAACTCAAGCACCTCCTCTACGGACGTCGCTTTGTCAAGTATGATG TATCATCGCAGAAGTTGTTGGAAAAACATGGAATTAGGTGGAAGGGAGAAGTACCAAATGCTCCTGACAACGGCCACCGTGGCCGTGGCTGCGGACGTAGCGCAACTGGTGAAGCTTTAACTGACAGGCCTCCTTTACCAAAAGGACATGGTTATCTTTCTTTGGGAACCTGGGCGGATGCGCATGGTAATGCCTCTAAGATACTCTCTAGTTGTTCTGCTCTCATGTATTGTCGTGTTTGTGGTCAGGAAGGAGACCACTGGCGTCGAAATTGTCCAAACCGGCATCGACCAGAACCAGAACCAACACCTGCTGTTCcgatcaataaaaaaaaatcaaaatcagttGTTCAGacacagagaaagaaagaatcaaATTCCGCTGCAGGCACCAACAACAGCTCATATGAGAGTATGagaccaaagaatgatgagagcTGTCGGTCTTTGTGA
- the LOC121050893 gene encoding uncharacterized protein LOC121050893 has product MIVYLQPISDLDLNPAQLKTLRTKLKHLIRQGRYVEFESSSRKLLAKHGLIRSKGEAPNAPDNSHRGCGRSATGEGLTDSPPLPKGHGYISLGTMVDKHGNVSEIPSSRSALMYCGLCCKEGDHWTRNCPDWHRPEPEPASAVQTKRKESKSVVQTQRKKKSKSAAGTNNSSYETKE; this is encoded by the exons ATGATTGTCTATCTGCAACCAATATCCGATCTCGACCTGAACCCTGCCCAACTGAAAACTCTACGTACTAAACTCAAGCACCTCATCCGGCAAGGTCGCTATGTCGAGTTTGAAT CATCATCACGGAAGTTGTTGGCAAAACATGGATTAATTAGGAGCAAAGGAGAAGCACCGAATGCTCCTGACAACAGCCACCGTGGCTGCGGCCGTAGCGCAACTGGTGAAGGTTTAACTGACAGTCCTCCTTTACCAAAGGGCCATGGTTATATTTCTTTGGGAACCATGGTGGATAAGCATGGTAATGTCTCTGAAATACCTTCTAGCCGTTCTGCTCTCATGTATTGTGGTCTTTGTTGTAAAGAAGGAGACCACTGGACACGAAATTGTCCAGACTGGCATCGACCAGAACCAGAACCAGCATCTGCTGTTCAGACCAAGAGAAAAGAATCAAAATCAGTTGTTCAGacacagagaaagaaaaaatcaaaatccgCTGCTGGCACCAACAACAGCTCATATGagaccaaagaatga
- the LOC121050897 gene encoding uncharacterized protein LOC121050897, which yields MDRDRVSSSINSPPYFDGKDYSQWKVMMMAFLQSQEDKLWNIIEKGWIEPTKRETETSNPIPKPRGEWTVAEQSDHKCDTKARYSLFAALSDKERKRITNCPTAKASWELLQTTHEGNKKVKAQKLQSLVLEFEEMTMREDESVDDFHSRLINVTNQCHGLGDPILEHRIVKKFLRALPPSFEAKQIAIEEAQDLDSYSLDELVGNLKTFESKRRKGQKEKSIALSTMKKEEDPSDFNLEEFALLTKQFKKFLKSGRSPSSSSRNFSGSTSSKRNQNDDVSNDKYSKSSKFFQKKSFGEKPKCFECQGYGHLAADCANKKFKSQSNRAFKTSWSDSESETQSDHEEENVALVATTQNESSNESDDDEHSEEVATNKFQQLYKASKIMIGKTEELKDQLASCEKEKTGIAEKLQSCKKKWEFERSALVSQVETLQENLNAQIRLVNSLTSEKNLS from the coding sequence ATGGACCGTGATAGAGTCTCTAGTTCCATTAACTCTCCTCCATATTTTGATGGGAAAGATTACTCTCAATGGAAAGTAATGATGATGGCTTTCCTGCAATCTCAAGAGGATAAGTTATGGAACATTATAGAGAAGGGTTGGATAGAACCAACTAAAAGGGAAACTGAAACTTCAAATCCTATTCCTAAACCAAGAGGTGAGTGGACTGTTGCTGAGCAATCTGATCACAAATGTGATACTAAAGCTCGCTATAGCCTTTTCGCTGCCTTGTCggataaggaaagaaaaagaattacaaaTTGTCCAACTGCTAAAGCTTCTTGGGAATTACTTCAAACCACTCATGAGGGTAACAAAAAAGTGAAGGCACAAAAACTTCAAAGCCTTGTGCTTGAATTTGAAGAAATGACTATGAGAGAGGATGAATCTGTTGATGACTTCCATAGTCGCCTGATCAATGTTACCAATCAATGTCATGGGTTGGGTGATCCTATTTTAGAGCATAGAATTGTGAAAAAGTTTCTTCGTGCTCTTCCTCCTAGTTTTGAGGCTAAGCAAATTGCCATTGAGGAAGCTCAAGATCTTGATTCATACTCATTAGATGAGCTTGTGGGAAATTTGAAAACCTTTGAGTCAAAAAGGAGAAAGGGTCAGAAAGAAAAATCAATTGCTTTAAGCActatgaaaaaagaagaagatcctTCTGATTTTAATCTAGAAGAATTTGCTCTTCTCACAAAACAGttcaaaaaatttcttaaatCCGGAAGGTCACCCTCTTCTAGCTCTAGAAATTTTTCTGGTTCTACTTCTTCCAAAAGAAATCAAAATGATGATGTTTCAAATGACAAATACTCAAAGTCCTCAAAGTTTTTTCAAAAGAAGTCTTTTGGTGAAAAACCAAAATGTTTTGAGTGTCAAGGATATGGTCATCTTGCTGCTGATTGTGCAAACAAAAAATTTAAGTCTCAATCAAATAGAGCTTTTAAAACCTCTTGGAGTGATAGTGAATCGGAAACTCAGTCCGACCATGAAGAGGAGAATGTTGCTCTTGTTGCTACcacccaaaatgagtcctcaaatgAATCTGATGATGATGAGCACTCTGAGGAGGTAGCCACTAACAAGTTCCAGCAGCTGTACAAAGCCTCAAAAATAATGATAGGAAAGACTGAGGAATTGAAGGATCAACTTGCTtcttgtgaaaaagaaaaaactgggATAGCAGAGAAGTTGCAATCCTGCAAGAAGAAGTGGGAATTTGAAAGAAGTGCCTTGGTAAGTCAAGTGGAGACTCTGCAAGAGAACTTGAATGCACAAATCAGGTTAGTCAATTCTCTAACTTCTGAAAAAAATCTCTCTTGA